The DNA sequence CGGAGCCGCCAGACCGGAAGCCGCACGCATGGTCTGCGACTGAAACAGGCGCTGGCCTTCGTTGAGCAGCAACAGCACGCAGGCCACCAACAACGGCAGCACCACATAGATCAGGCGATAAAGAAGCAGGGCGGCAGCCAGTGGAGCGGCGCCGAGCTTGTCGGCGAACGCCGCGAGCAGAATGGCTTCGAAGACACCCACACCGCCCGGAACGTGACTGAGCACGCCGGCAGCCAGGGCCAGCAGATAAACCAGCAGGAAGGCACCGAAGGGCGGCGCTTCCGGCAGCAACAGATAAAGGACGGTTGCTGCGGCAGCCACGTCGAGGGCGGTGATGACCAGTTGCAGGAACGTCAGGCGGCGACCCGGCAGACGCAGGGTGCGACGACCGGCCCGGACCAGCAGATTGTCCGGGTAAGGTTGTTCCGGCAGGCGACGGCGATAGATGCCGATGGCAAGGATCGCGCCGAGCAGCAGCACCACGCTGGCAATCGTCCCCAGCAAGGTCTCGGACAGCCCCAGTGCCTGTGAGGCGGCAGGCAGGTTGCTCAGGGTCGCAAGCGCAGCCAGCGGCGGCAGGGCGCAGCCCAGCGACAGGCTGGCGAACAGGGTCATGTGCGCGACTTCGGAAGCGCCCAGGCCATGCCGTGCGTATAGACGGTAACGCACCGAGCCACCGGACAGCATCGACAGGCCGATGGCATTGCCGATGGCAAATGCGGTGAAGCCGCCCAGAGCCAGGGTTTTCGGTGCCAGCGTCACGCGGGCATAACGACTGGCCGACCATTCGTAGCCGAGCAGAATGATGAAGCCGACGACTGTCGCGCCGAGGGCACCGAGCAGGGCCGGTTTCGGCACGTCGAGAATCGAGTCATGCAGTGCGTCGAGATCGAGTTCGCTGAGCAGATGGCGACAGGCAATCAGCGCAATGGCGAACAGCAGCAAAGTAACCGCCAGACCGATCGGTTGCCGGTATTTGCTGATCCGATCCAGCAGGCGCAAACGCTCAGGCTTGATCGGTGGGTTCGCTGTGACGGTGTCTTGTGGATCAGACGAGTTGGCGCGCATCAATCACCTCTTGGATTGTGCGCGACAGGATGGGGGTATCCAGCCAAGTTACCAATCCCTGTAGAAAAAAATAATCACAAAATACTACGCCTCTCACCGGGTATCGGCGAGGGCAGGTCTTGGATTGCAGACGCCTTGCCCGCGACTTCAAGCATAGTCGCAACTTGGCGGGTCTGAAGATCCTGAACGGTTCACTGCACAGTGACAGATCATTGTTGCGAAAGGACTTTTTCCACAGATACAAAAAAGGCCACTCTTTCGAGTAGCCTTTTTTGATGTTTGGTTGCGGGAGCCGGATTTGAACCGACGACCTTCGGGTTATGAGCCCGACGAGCTACCAGACTGCTCCATCCCGCGTCTGTGTGGCGGCATTCTACAGGCGAACGGCGGGGTGTCAACCGATAATCCCGAGAAGGGTCAAATAAGTGCGCAATCGCGGCAAACGGTCGCAGGGGAGGCGCTAAGTTTCGGAATCGGAACGATTTCCGGAATACGCGACCGGATCCGAAAAACAGACGCGCACAAAAAAGGCCAATCTTTCGATTGGCCTTTTCTGATGTTTGGTTGCGGGAGCCGGATTTGAACCGACGACCTTCGGGTTATGAGCCCGACGAGCTACCAGACTGCTCCATCCCGCGTCTGTGTGGCGGCATTCTACAGAGGAACGCCGGAGTGTCAACCTTCAATTCGGATAAAACCTCTTCAGCTTCAATCGGTTAGCGCTGACGGACGGTCTTTTGATGGGCCGCAGGTCAGGCAGGGCAAGGGTTTCAGCTCTATTGGAGGCTGGCATTCGATTGAGAAAATAAATTCAAAGTCCGTTTCCTACAAGTTGAAAAGAACATTCATACCACTGGTGCTATATACAGGTGTCAGTGAGATACTGCGGGTCCGGCTCGCCATGTTTCCTTTTCTGTCATGACTCAGCGAAAAATCATCCACGTCGACTGTGACTGTTTCTACGCCGCCATCGAGATGCGGGATGACCCGAGCCTCGCCGGCAAGCCGTTGGCGGTGGGTGGCTCGGCGGACAGGCGCGGGGTGATCGCCACCTGCAACTATGAGGCGCGGGCATACGGGGTTCGCTCGGCGATGTCGTCCGGACATGCCTTGAAGCTGTGCCCGGACCTGACCATCGTCAAGCCGCGAATGGACGCCTATCGCGAGGCGTCGAAGGAAATTCACACGATCTTTCGCGATTACACCGACCTGATCGAGCCGCTTTCCCTGGATGAGGCCTACCTCGACGTCTCGGACAGCGCGCATTTCGGCGGTAGCGCCACGCGGATCGCCCAGGATATTCGTCGTCGGGTTTCCAATCAGTTGCACATCACCGTCTCCGCCGGCGTGGCGCCGAACAAGTTTCTGGCCAAGATCGCCAGCGACTGGAAAAAGCCCAACGGCTTGTTTGTGATCACCCCGGATCAGGTCGAAGAGTTCGTCAGTGGCCTGCCGGTGAGCAAGTTGCACGGGGTGGGCAAGGTCACGGCCGACAAGTTGAGTAAGCTCGGTATCAATGACTGTCTGCAATTGCGCGAGTGGGACAAGCTGGCGCTGGTGCGGGAGTTCGGCAGTTTCGGCGAGCGCTTGTGGAGTCTGGCACGTGGGATCGATGAGCGGTTGGTGCACAACGACAGTCGCCGTCAGTCGATCAGCGTCGAAAACACCTACGACGTCGATCTGCCGGATCTGCGCAGTTGCCTCGACAAGCTTCCGGAGCTGCTGGAAACCCTGAAAACCCGCATGGCGCGGATCGACAGCAGCTACCGGCCGGGCAAGCCGTTCGTCAAAGTGAAGTTTCACGATTTCACCCAGACCACGCTGGAGCAGGCCGGGGCAGGGCGGGATCTGGGCAGTTACCAGTTGATGCTGACGCAGGCGTTCAACCGCGGTGGCAAACCGGTGCGGCTATTGGGAGTGGGCGTGCGGCTGGAGGATTTACGCGGTGGGTTCGAACAAATGGAGCTGTTCGAGCGATAGACGGACAAAAAAATGCCCGAAGCAGGTTCGGGCATTTTTTCAGGGGTTTCAGTTCGGCCCCGGATCCGCCACCAGACGCCCCGCATCCCGGGTCAGAGACTTGAGGAATTCGGCCTGCAACTCGGGATCGTTGCGGGTCAGTTCGATCAGGCTTTGTTCCAGTTCACTGGCTTCTTCTTCCAGACCCAGTTCCGACAGACGCTTGACCCGGTGCACCCACTGGCTCACTTCGTCGTCTTCCAGATCGTCGTAGATCAGCCCGTGAGCTTCCAGCAACTTGCCGCGCAGGTGAGTGCTGATCGCCAGAGACGAGTCGGAATGCACGTCATCCTTGCTGTCTTCGACGCTGATCTGCAGTTTGCCTACATGATTGAGGTCGTTTTCGGCGAACGGGCTGTCCAGCAGGTTCAGGCGCAGCACGCCGTTGCGATCGGTGGTCATGTCGAAGGTCTGCTTGCCGGCCTTGACCTGCACCGGGCGCTCGCTCCACGGCAGGCTCGAATATTCCGTGCGCTTGTCGCGCTGGACTTCGTCGATGCCGGCCAGGTTCTGTTGCGCGCGACCGTTGGATTGCACGTTCATGAACGGGTTGAGCCCGGCGAAACCGTAGCTGAGCCAGTCCCGTGTCACGCTGTCCGGCAGATTGCCGAGGGCAAACACGTTGACCACGTTCGCGCCGACGCCGCCGACCACCGCCACCGCGCCCAGCGGAATCTCGTAGATTTCCCGCCATGGCTGGTAAGGCGTGTAACGGTCGTAATGGCGCGTAACCTCGAACTCGGTGACTTCGAAAGTCTTCTGTTCGTTGATCTTCACGCGCCGTTGCGGCAGCTCAAGCACCTTGGGCTCGCCGACATCGATCTGCAAACTGTGATCGAGCAGTTTGCGCTCGACACGTTCCTCGTGCTCGCTGCGTTGTGACATGT is a window from the Pseudomonas gozinkensis genome containing:
- the dinB gene encoding DNA polymerase IV; translation: MTQRKIIHVDCDCFYAAIEMRDDPSLAGKPLAVGGSADRRGVIATCNYEARAYGVRSAMSSGHALKLCPDLTIVKPRMDAYREASKEIHTIFRDYTDLIEPLSLDEAYLDVSDSAHFGGSATRIAQDIRRRVSNQLHITVSAGVAPNKFLAKIASDWKKPNGLFVITPDQVEEFVSGLPVSKLHGVGKVTADKLSKLGINDCLQLREWDKLALVREFGSFGERLWSLARGIDERLVHNDSRRQSISVENTYDVDLPDLRSCLDKLPELLETLKTRMARIDSSYRPGKPFVKVKFHDFTQTTLEQAGAGRDLGSYQLMLTQAFNRGGKPVRLLGVGVRLEDLRGGFEQMELFER